The Candidatus Krumholzibacteriota bacterium DNA window GAAGGCCTTCGTCAAGACCTTCAACATCGCGGGCCTTCCCGTGATCGTCGTCGCCTTCGGCGTGCTGGTGTGGTTCCGCCGCGCGGCCCGCAAGCGCCGCATCCAGACGATGTTCGCCGCCGCCGACCGGCGGGCGTAGAGGAGGATCGACCATGAAGATGAAACGGGAATACATCGCGCTCGTCTGCGTCATCGCCGCGCTCGTCCTGTACATCGCGCTGCGGAGCGGCGACCGCACGCACTACGACCTTCCCGCCCTCGACGCGGTCGCAGGGGACGAGATCACGAAGATCGTCATCACCAGGGCCGACACCTCGTTCGCCATCGAGCGGATGGATGACCGGTGGCTCATCCGGCCCGGCGACTACGAGGCGGACGGCGCGACCGTCGACCGCATGGTCGAGGCGCTCGGCGCCTTCGATCTCCAGGCGCTCGTCTCCGAGACGGGCAGCTACGCACGCTACGGCTTCTCGCCGGAGGAGACGATCGGCGTGGAGGCGTGGGTCGGCGACCGCCGCGTGCGGAGTGTCGGGATCGGCAAGGGGTCGACGAACACGCGGCACACCTTCGTCCGGATCGAGGGGGACGACGGGGTCTACCAGGCGGGGGGCGGCATGCGCGCGACCTTCGACCTCTCGGTCGACAAACTGAGGAACAAGACGATCGCCACCCTCGACCGCGAGTCGATCGACCGGATCGAGGTGGCCGGAGAAAACGGGTTCACGCTGATGAAGGTGCCGGTCGCCGCGGAGACGGACACCGCCGCCGCCGTCACGCAGATGGCCCCGCCCGGATCGGCCTGGCGGACGCTCGACGGGCAGGAGGCGGACGAGGCGGCCGTCGGGCGTCTCGTCGGCGCGGTGGCGAACCTCCGGGCCGACGGTTTCGTCTACGGCGCGGAGGCCGGGGATCTCTCCTCCCCCGTCTACGAGATGACCGTGGCGGCCGGGGAGCGTCGCGTCACGCTCGGGATCCTCGCGAAGCGGGACGACGGCACGCACGTCGTCGTCGCATCCTCGAGCGGGCATCCCTTCTACGTTTCCGAGTGGCGGGCCGGGCAGCTGATGAAATCGCTCGACGATCTGCTGCCGGAGCAGGCCGAATAGGCGGCTGGCGGCGGGGCGTCCGGGCCGGCGGCCGGAGAACGGCGGCGAATCAGTCGTCCAGGGGAATCGAGCGCTCGCGTTTCAGGCGCGAGCGCTTCTTCTTGTCACGGATGCGGGCTTCGCGGGCCGAGCGGGAGGGGCGCGTGGGGCGGCGGCTCTTCTCGCGATGCAGCGCCTCGCCGAGCAGCTCGGCGAAGCGTTCGACGGCCGCCTCGCGGTTGGCCCGCTGCGTGCGGTGCCGCTGCGAGACGACGCGCAGGCAGCCGTCTTTGCCGATGCGCGTGGCCAGGCGCGCCATGATGCGCCTGCGGTCCTCCTCGCCGAGGCTCGGCGATTCCTCGACGTCGAAGAGAAGGGTGACGCGCGTCGCCACCTTGTTCACGTTCTGGCCCCCCGGCCCCGAGCTCCTGGAGAAACGGAACCGGAGCTCGTCGTCGGGGATGCTCACCCTGTCGTTTATCCGGATCATGCAATCCGTTGTAGCACGAAGCGGCCCGCGGCGGCAAGCCGAAGGGCCGCGGCCGCGGGCCGTCGTTCGTTCGCTGGAACCCGCTTCTAGCGCAGGTTCTCGACGAGGATGTCGAGCTGCTCGCGGGTCAGGGTGACTTCGTTGCCGTCGTCGTCCCTGATCGTCACCTTCTTCTCGTCGATGAACGCCTCGGGGCAGCACTTGCCCTCGCCGCACAGCGTGACTTTCTTCATGGCATACCTCCCTGTTGAATGCGTGAAGCGTGACATCGGAAACGGTAGACCATCCCGGGTCGCCGCGCAAGAAAAAAACAGATAAAAACAGTGGGGTATTCCGGCCGGGAATCAGTACGCCTCGTTGATGACGAAGTAGAGGCCGGAGGAGCGGTGGCCGAACCCCATGTCGATCCGGAGTTGCGCGCCCTCCTTCCCCAGTTGGACGCGGAGGCCGACGCCCGCGGCTGTCTCGATGTCCTCGGCGGCGAGGTCGCCGAGCCGGCCGGCGACGCTCCCTGCGCCGCCGAAGACCGCGGCGCCGAGACGCCACCACACATGGAGACGGTACTCCGCCTGGCACACCCACGCCACGCGGTCGCGGAAACGGGCGTAGGGGTACCCGCGCATCGTCGAGACGCCCCCGATCGCGGGGAGCATCTGGAAGGGAACCTCGCCGCCGGCCGCGCCGAACCAGCACCTCGCGGCGATGACGCCCCGTTTCCGGGGCGAGCGGTAGGCGCGCAGGTCGAGCATGGCGGTCCGGTAGGCGGCGTCGCCGCCGCACGCGAGCGCCCCCGCCTCGGCGAAGGTCCCCGAGCGCGGCTGGAGCCGGTCGTCGCGGGTGTCGCGCGTGACGAGCAATCCCGCGCCCGCGGCGCTCCATGTCCCCGAGCCGGGGATGCCGCCTTCGACGAGACCGCCCGCCTCCGCCTCGTAGACGCGCTCGCGGTGGAGGAACAGGCGCGGCCCCGCGAAGAGACCGGGGCTGATGCGGCGCTGGAAAGCGAGGAGCAGATTCGCGGACTCGGCGGCGTAATCCTCCTCGATGCCCGGCCCCGGTCCGATGCCGTAGAAGGTCGACGGATAGCGCTCGTACCCGATCTCCCCCACGAGTCGCCACCGGCCGTCGCCGGAGACGAGTTCGGGGCCGAGCTGCACGATCGTCTGCCGCTTCTCCGTGTAGCAGACGGTGGCGAAGACGGACGAGAGTCGTCTCTCCTCGCCGTGCCGGATGTTCCACAACACGAGGGGGCCCCCGCCGGTGCCGGTCTCGGGCGTATAGAAGAGGGCGGGCAGGACGATCCATTCGTCGTCGGCGGGCGGGCCGTCGCCCCCGGCGGCGGGGACGGCGGCGAAAAGCACGAGGAGCATCATCAGGGCGGGGCGCAAGCGGTCTGCCTCCTTTCGGATTCGTTCCACGGAATATACGATATGCACGGTGATTTGCAAGTGTGGGCGGCCCTTTTTCACGGGTCGATCGATGGTGGCGCCGAGCGGTCCGCCGTGATACGATCGACGGGCGCGAACGCGGCGCGCGTGAACGCCGCGACTATCGGCGCCGGCCGCGGGCCGGCGGGAAGGAGGGTTCGCGACATGGCGGAGCGGGATTGCCACATCTGTCCCTGGTGGCTGGGGTATCTTCATCTCGGGCCGATCAGGCGGCTCATGCAGCCGCCCGTGAAACTGCTTTCCCCCTGTCTCGAACCGGGGATGACGGCGATCGATTTCGGATGCGCGATGGGATTCTTCACGCTCGACATGGCCCGGCTCGTCGGCCCGGGGGGGCGTGTGATCGCGGTCGACATCCAGGAGCGGTCGCTCCGGACCCTGCGCGGGCGCCTGCGCCGGGCCGGGCTCGAGGAACGCGTCGACGTCCGCCTCGGCGTCCCCGGCTGGGCGGACGACCTCGACGGCGCGGTCGATTTCGTTTCGGCTTTCTATGTCGTCCACGAGGTGCCCGATGCCGCGGCCTTCTTCGCCCTGGCGCGCCGCGTGCTCGTGCCGGCGGGGCGCCTCTTCGTCATCGAGCCCCGCGGGCACGTCGGCGAGGCGGCCTTCCGCGAGACCGAACGCCTCGCCCTCGAGGCCGGGTTCGCCGTGGCCGGCCGTCCGGACGTCAGCCGCAGCCGGTCCGTGCTCCTCGAGGCGCGATGACCCGCGCCGGATGCGGAACGGGCGACACCCCCAGGGGGGATCGCCCGTTCCGCATGCCACAATTCTCCCTCGCCGGATCGACCGGCTCACCTTACGAGCAGCGCTCGCGCGATGCGGCCGTGCAGCCGCCCGATCCCCTTCGTCACGTGCATCGTGCCGAGGAGGAGAAGAAGCCCGGCGACGACCGTCACCGGCATGAGCCAGCCCGGCGTGTAGAAGGACCAGCCGCCGAACTGCGCGAGGGGCAGTTTGAATCCGTACTGCAGCACGGGCTGGAAGATCCCGCTGAGCGAGTAGGCGAGGAGCGTGATCGTCACGCAGAAGTAGAGGGTGCCGAGGGGGAGCATGATGACGAAGTAGAGGATCGTCGACCACGTCCGCCCGTCGAGGAGAAGGGCCCGGAACCGTTTCCACCATCCCTCGTCGCCGGAGACGAAGACCGGTCGTCGCGGCATCCGCACGCCGAGCAGCGCCTCGACGATCCGTCCCTCGACGAGCGCGAGGGCCCGCACCGAGATGAGGAAGAAGGCGATGAAGGGGATGCCGAAGATCATCACGAGGAATCCGAGGGAAAGCGAGATCCCGCTCACCGCCCAGGTGAAGTAGATGCACCCGGTCACCAGCGACAGGAGGAGGTAGAGGAGCGACGCGTAGGCGCGCGGGTCGGCGATGACGCCGAAGAAGCGCTCGGGCAGGGAGCGATCGCGCCGGACCGGTCCCGGGGCGAGGGGCGGGACGTGCTGCCGCTCGAGCTCGAGGTAGCCGGCGGCGATCTCCTCCGGGGAGCCGTACTCCTCGACGATACGGGAGACAGCGACCCGCGGGTCGGCGGCGGGATCGGTCTCGACGGCCTGCGCGAGCGCCGTCGCCAGATGCTCCCCGGCGTCCGAGAGGGCGTCCTGCACGGTGGCCCGGTCGGCCCCGTGAAGGGCGATCCGGAGCCGCTCGAGGTATTCAGCTATCATCGCGTTCATCGCCTGTTCCTTTCAGTGTCGAATCGACGAAATCGACCGTATCGCGCCAGATCGCCGTCCACCGGGCGAGGGCGGCCCGGCCGTCGCCGGTGATACGGTAGTAGCGGCGCGGCGGCCCCGCGACGGATGGCTCCACGCTGCTCGCGAGCAGTCCGCTCCGTTCGAGGGAGCGCAGGACGGGGTAGAGGGCGCCTCCCGTGACCGGGCCGGCCCCGTTTCCCTCCCATTCGATGAGCTTCGAGATCCGGTACCCGTAGAGGGGCTCCCCGGCCCGGCCGAGGACGGCGAGAAGCACGAGGGCCGTCGAGCCGGCGCTCAGCTCCCGGCGCAGTTTCCTGTCCACGGCGTCGCGGGGGTCCCTTCCGTCGTGCGCGCCGTCGGTCGTCTGTGCGGTCACCTGTCGTCTCCTTTCGTCGCCGGGTCGCCGGCCGACCGGATGGGCCGGCGGTAGTGCCTAATGCAACATAATATTAGATAGATAATATTGTCAAACTAATAATAGTATGGAATCCTCATTCGCCAAGTTTCATCGATTCATGCGAAAAATTCAGTTGCGCGGAAACATTGTGAATGTATATTCGTACAATGAATCTGAATTCAAAATATCGATTCATGATTTGAATAGCGATTCATTCGGAGGTATCGCATGATGATACGCGAAGATGGCTCTTCGGGGCGACAGACCCGCAAGGAGCGGGAGGAGGGGCGGCTTCGTAGCGAAATCCTCACCGCCGCCGCGCGGCTCTTCGCCCGGCAGAGCTTCCAGAAGACCTCGATGCAGCAGATCGCCGACGACGTGGAGATCTCCGTCGGGCGGATCTACCGTTTCTTCGACGGCAAGGAGGAGATCTTCCGCGAACTCGTCGAGGGGGTGATCGCGTTCATCGACCGGGTGGGCGATGCGGAGGTGAAGAAGCACGACTCCCCGATGCGGGGGCTGCGGAGCGCCTTCCGCGAGATCTACATGAACATCGGGGCGGAACACCGGGATTTCCTGATGATCCTCCACAACGAGAACCCGATCCGGATGAAGCGATACCTTCTCGATTATCTCGTCACGCAGCGACGGAGTATCGCGAGGATGCTCGGCGAAGCGATGGACCGGGGAGAGATCAGGCGGGAGAATCCATACATCCTGGCGACGATGATGGTCGCATCCGCCGCCGCCTTCCTCGCCGATTCCCTCGACAGCGACATGCAGTTCACCCAGGCGGAATACTACGAGACCTTCGAGCGCGTGATGTTCGATTCGCTCGAGACGGGACGCGGCGCGGCCGCCGAGACGAAGGAGCCCCGATGACGAGTATCATGAAACGATCGATGAACCGGTGTCCACGGAACGCGGCGGCGCGGCTGGCCGCGGCTTTCCTGCTTCTGGCGCTGGCCGCGGGGCCGGCGGCCGCCGAGCCCCTGCAGCTTTCGATCGGGAAGGCCGTCGAGATGGGACTCCAGCACGACGAGCAGCTGCGCCAGGCCGCGGCGGGCATCGACGGCGCCGCCGCCGACCTGCGCCGCGCGAAGGCGGGCCGTTTGCCCTCCCTCTCGCTGGCCGGGCAGTACACGCGCAATATCAAGAAGCCGGCCTTCTTCCTGCCGCCCGAGTTCGGCGAGATGTTCGGCGAAGACGGTGGCGGCGGCGGTGTCTCCTACGTGGAAATCGGCGAGGACAACGCATTCAGCGCCCAGGCGCTCGCCACGTACAATCTCTTCACCTCCGGGCGGGTCTCCGCGGCGATCGGCGCGGGGCGCGAGGGGCTCGCCGCGTACCGGGAGCAGGAACGCGCGGCGGCCGATTACGTCCGCTACCGCGTCCGCGAGGCATATTATACCGCCCTGCTCGCCGCCAAGATCGTCGACATCAACGAGCGGGCCTTCGCCTTGACGGAAGAGGCCGTGCGCGTCTCGCGGGCCGGCCACGACGAGGGCACGGTGAGCCGGTTCGACCTGCTCCGCGCGGAGGTCGAGCTCGCCAACAGGCGGACGCCCCTCGTCAAGGCGCACAACGACCTCGACCAGTCGCTGATCACGCTCCGGCGGCGGATCGGGATCGAGGCCGACGCCGAGATCGCGCTCGTCGACTCGCTCGAAACGGTGGCCATGCCGGGCACCCTCGACGGGCAGCTCGCCGGGATGCGGACCGCGAGCCCCGAGCTGGCAGCCCTCGAGCACCAGGTGGAGGCCATGCGGCACAACCTCGATCTCCAGCGCGCCGGGCGCTGGCCCGTCCTGCAGCTCACCGGGTCCTTCACCGTCCAGTCGGAGTGGTCGAACGAGTTCGTGCCCGACACCGACTACATCGCCCGCAGCGCCGCCGTTGGCGTCGGGTTCAACATCCCGATCTTCGACGGCCTCGAGACGAAGGGAAGGATCGGCAAGGCCCGGGCGGAGCTTCGAGCCGCCGAGCTGGAATTCGAGCGGGTGGAGCGCGAGAAGGCGCTCGTCGTCCGCGGCACCTGGCTCGCCCTCGAGAACGCTCTCGTCTCGCTCGAGGGGCGCGAGGAGGGCGTCCGTCTCGCCGAGGAGGCCTACCGGCTCGCACTCGTGCGGCTCCGCAACGGCCTGGCGACACCACTCGAGCGTCTCGACGCCGAGCTGGCGTTGACGACGGCCCGCGGCCAGCTCGCCGAGGCGCTCTACGCATGCAACGTCGCCCGGGCGGGGCTCGAGCTCGCCACGGGTTCGAGCGAATAGAAGCGACATCGACACGTGACCAGAAGGAGACAGGACATGAACGAGACCGGCGGAAAGAAGAGAAGGGGACGGCGGACGCTGTTCATACTCGTGATCGTCATCGTGGTCGTCGGCGCCTTCGCGCTGCGGTTCCTGGACATCCGGAGGGGCGAGAGCCTCGCCAGCATACGATCGGTCCAGGAACAGGAGGGGAAACCGGTCGAGACGGCCGTCGCCGAACGCGGGGACATCCGGGCGTGGACGACCCTCGCCGGCACGGTCGAGGGCGCGACGCAGACCCCCGTCACGTCGACGAACGCCCTGATCGTCGTCGACGTTCCCGTAAACGAAGGCGACGCCGTGAAGGCGGGGGACGTGATCATCCGCCTCGAGAAGACCGCCCCGAACCCGATGGTGCACTCCTACGACCGCTCGAAGGCCCTGTACGACGACGCGCTCGCCGACGCGAAGCGGATGCGCAATCTCCACAGGGAGGGGGCGATCTCCGAGCAGGCGCTCGAGAAGGCCGAGATGGCCCTCGAGGTGGCCCGGGCCGATCTCGAGAACGCCCGCGTGGGCACCGACCTCGTCGCCGCGCACGACGGCGTCGTCATGAGCATCGGCGTGGAGCCGGGCGATCTCGCCGACACGCACGAGCCGCTGGCCTGGATCGCCAGGACCGACTCGGCGAGGATCGTCTTCCAGGCGGGGAGCCGCCAGGCGCTCATGCTGCGGCGCGGACAGCGGGCCGAGTGGCGCGACGCGGCCACCGGCAATCACGGCGAGGGATACGTCTCGAAGCTCGATCTCGCCGCGGACCCGAAGACCCATCTCCTCGAGGGGGAGGCGATCTTCGGGAACGCCGGGGGTCTCCTCATGCCGGGGCTTCTCGTCTCCTTCGACGTGCTCTCGGTCGACCGTTCCGGCGTGATCAGGATCCCGCGCCGCGCGCTCGTCGACGCCCCCGGGGGGTTCCGCGTCTTCGTCCTCTCCTCCGGCCCGGAGGAAGAGACGCGCGCCGGGCTCCGCGCCGTCGAAACCGGGTTCACCGGGACGGACGAGGTCGAGATCGTCTCGGGGATCGAGCCGGGCGAGCGGGTCGTGGTCTTCGGACAGAGCGCCCTCAAGGACGGCGACCTCGTCAAGGTCGTCGGCGGGGAGGTCGAGTGAGATGAATCCGATCCGCGTATTCGTCCGGCGCCCCGTCCTCACGACGATGCTTCTCGTCGCGATGGTCGTCATGGGCCTCTACACATTCCGGCGGACGATCGTCGAGCTCATGCCGAAGATCGATTTCCCCTACGTCGTCGTCACCACGATCTACCCGGGCGCCTCCCCCTCCGAGGTCGAGAGCCAGGTCACGAAGAAGATCGAGGACGCCGTCTCGACCCTCGCGAACATCGAGAGCCTCGAGTCCTACTCGATGGAGAACTCGTCGCTCGTGCTGATCGAGTTCGCCCTCGAGACCGACGTCGACCTCGACGCGATCGACGTCAAGGACAAGGTCGACGCGATCCTCATCGAGCTCCCCGAGGACATCGAGAAGCCGATCATCCAGAAGTTCGACATCACGAGCTCGCCGATCATCGACATCGCCGTCTCGGGGCCCCGCTCGCTCGAGGAGATCTACGAGATCGCCGACAAGACGGTCAGGGAACGCCTGAGCCGCGTCGACGGCGTCGCCGAGGTCCAGGTGACGGGCAAGCGGGAACGCGAGGTGCGCGTCGCCGTCCACCCGGAGCGCCTGCGCGCCTACGGGCTCACGATGCTCGACGTGGCGGGCGTCGTCGCCGCGGGGAACCTCAACGTCCCCGCGGGGCACATCACGCGCGGCCCCACGGAGACGACCCTCCGGATGGTCGGCGAGGTCGCCTCGCCGGCCGAGTTCGCCGACTTCCGCCTGCCGCTTCTCTCCGGGAAGACGATCCCCCTCTCGGAGGTCGCCGACATCCTCGACACCACCGAGGAGTTGCGCGAGTCATCCACCTACAACGGACAGCCGGTGATCGGTTTGTCGGTGATGCGCCGCTCCGACGGCAACACGGTGGCGGTCGCCCGCGGCGTCCGCGAGGTCCTCGCCGAGCTGGAGGGGATACTCGACGACGACATCGAGATCGCCGTCACGAACGACATGTCGTCCTTCGTCGAGAGCTCGGTGGCCGACGTGCAGCAGAACATCGTCATCGGGATCCTGCTCACCGCCCTCCTCCTCTTCATCTTCCTCCACGACTGGCGGCAGACGCTGATCGCGGCGATCTCGATGCCCGTTTCGGTCATCGCCACCTTCCTCCTCATCGACGCATCGGGCTTCTCGGTGAACGTGATGACGATGATGGCCCTCGGGATCTCGATCGGCACGCTCGTCACCAACGCGATCGTCGTCATCGAGAACATCACGCGGATGGTCAAGAGCGAGGGGATCGATCCCTTCGAGGCGGCCGAGAAGGGAACGGCGCAGGTCGCCGTCGCCGTGCTCGCCTCGACCTTGACGAACATCGTCGTCTTCACGCCGATCGCCTTCATGAGCGGGATCATCGGGCGGTTCTTCATCCAGTTCGGCCTCACCGTCGTCTATGCAACGCTCTTCTCGCTCGTGATCTCCTTCACGATGGTTCCGATGCTCGCCGCCCGTCTCATCCGTCCCGGGGTGGGCGTCGGCTGCGGCGAGAGCAAGTTCGCCTGCGCGGCGCGCGCGTGGGACCGTTTCTACGAGCGTCTCACGGAAAGCTACCGCCGATCGCTCTCGAGCGCCCTCGACCATCGCTGGCGCCCGATACTCGGCGCCGTCCTGCTCTTCGTCTTCGCGATCTTCCTCTTCGGTTTCGTCGGCGGCGAATTCATGCCGGTCGTCGACCAGGGCGCCTGCCAGATCACGATGGAGCTGCCCGCGGGGACG harbors:
- a CDS encoding DUF4340 domain-containing protein; its protein translation is MKMKREYIALVCVIAALVLYIALRSGDRTHYDLPALDAVAGDEITKIVITRADTSFAIERMDDRWLIRPGDYEADGATVDRMVEALGAFDLQALVSETGSYARYGFSPEETIGVEAWVGDRRVRSVGIGKGSTNTRHTFVRIEGDDGVYQAGGGMRATFDLSVDKLRNKTIATLDRESIDRIEVAGENGFTLMKVPVAAETDTAAAVTQMAPPGSAWRTLDGQEADEAAVGRLVGAVANLRADGFVYGAEAGDLSSPVYEMTVAAGERRVTLGILAKRDDGTHVVVASSSGHPFYVSEWRAGQLMKSLDDLLPEQAE
- the arfB gene encoding aminoacyl-tRNA hydrolase, with the translated sequence MNDRVSIPDDELRFRFSRSSGPGGQNVNKVATRVTLLFDVEESPSLGEEDRRRIMARLATRIGKDGCLRVVSQRHRTQRANREAAVERFAELLGEALHREKSRRPTRPSRSAREARIRDKKKRSRLKRERSIPLDD
- a CDS encoding BamA/TamA family outer membrane protein encodes the protein MRPALMMLLVLFAAVPAAGGDGPPADDEWIVLPALFYTPETGTGGGPLVLWNIRHGEERRLSSVFATVCYTEKRQTIVQLGPELVSGDGRWRLVGEIGYERYPSTFYGIGPGPGIEEDYAAESANLLLAFQRRISPGLFAGPRLFLHRERVYEAEAGGLVEGGIPGSGTWSAAGAGLLVTRDTRDDRLQPRSGTFAEAGALACGGDAAYRTAMLDLRAYRSPRKRGVIAARCWFGAAGGEVPFQMLPAIGGVSTMRGYPYARFRDRVAWVCQAEYRLHVWWRLGAAVFGGAGSVAGRLGDLAAEDIETAAGVGLRVQLGKEGAQLRIDMGFGHRSSGLYFVINEAY
- a CDS encoding methyltransferase domain-containing protein produces the protein MAERDCHICPWWLGYLHLGPIRRLMQPPVKLLSPCLEPGMTAIDFGCAMGFFTLDMARLVGPGGRVIAVDIQERSLRTLRGRLRRAGLEERVDVRLGVPGWADDLDGAVDFVSAFYVVHEVPDAAAFFALARRVLVPAGRLFVIEPRGHVGEAAFRETERLALEAGFAVAGRPDVSRSRSVLLEAR
- a CDS encoding sensor domain-containing protein; this translates as MNAMIAEYLERLRIALHGADRATVQDALSDAGEHLATALAQAVETDPAADPRVAVSRIVEEYGSPEEIAAGYLELERQHVPPLAPGPVRRDRSLPERFFGVIADPRAYASLLYLLLSLVTGCIYFTWAVSGISLSLGFLVMIFGIPFIAFFLISVRALALVEGRIVEALLGVRMPRRPVFVSGDEGWWKRFRALLLDGRTWSTILYFVIMLPLGTLYFCVTITLLAYSLSGIFQPVLQYGFKLPLAQFGGWSFYTPGWLMPVTVVAGLLLLLGTMHVTKGIGRLHGRIARALLVR
- a CDS encoding PadR family transcriptional regulator; this encodes MDRKLRRELSAGSTALVLLAVLGRAGEPLYGYRISKLIEWEGNGAGPVTGGALYPVLRSLERSGLLASSVEPSVAGPPRRYYRITGDGRAALARWTAIWRDTVDFVDSTLKGTGDERDDS
- a CDS encoding TetR/AcrR family transcriptional regulator — its product is MMIREDGSSGRQTRKEREEGRLRSEILTAAARLFARQSFQKTSMQQIADDVEISVGRIYRFFDGKEEIFRELVEGVIAFIDRVGDAEVKKHDSPMRGLRSAFREIYMNIGAEHRDFLMILHNENPIRMKRYLLDYLVTQRRSIARMLGEAMDRGEIRRENPYILATMMVASAAAFLADSLDSDMQFTQAEYYETFERVMFDSLETGRGAAAETKEPR
- a CDS encoding TolC family protein; translated protein: MTSIMKRSMNRCPRNAAARLAAAFLLLALAAGPAAAEPLQLSIGKAVEMGLQHDEQLRQAAAGIDGAAADLRRAKAGRLPSLSLAGQYTRNIKKPAFFLPPEFGEMFGEDGGGGGVSYVEIGEDNAFSAQALATYNLFTSGRVSAAIGAGREGLAAYREQERAAADYVRYRVREAYYTALLAAKIVDINERAFALTEEAVRVSRAGHDEGTVSRFDLLRAEVELANRRTPLVKAHNDLDQSLITLRRRIGIEADAEIALVDSLETVAMPGTLDGQLAGMRTASPELAALEHQVEAMRHNLDLQRAGRWPVLQLTGSFTVQSEWSNEFVPDTDYIARSAAVGVGFNIPIFDGLETKGRIGKARAELRAAELEFERVEREKALVVRGTWLALENALVSLEGREEGVRLAEEAYRLALVRLRNGLATPLERLDAELALTTARGQLAEALYACNVARAGLELATGSSE
- a CDS encoding efflux RND transporter periplasmic adaptor subunit, translated to MNETGGKKRRGRRTLFILVIVIVVVGAFALRFLDIRRGESLASIRSVQEQEGKPVETAVAERGDIRAWTTLAGTVEGATQTPVTSTNALIVVDVPVNEGDAVKAGDVIIRLEKTAPNPMVHSYDRSKALYDDALADAKRMRNLHREGAISEQALEKAEMALEVARADLENARVGTDLVAAHDGVVMSIGVEPGDLADTHEPLAWIARTDSARIVFQAGSRQALMLRRGQRAEWRDAATGNHGEGYVSKLDLAADPKTHLLEGEAIFGNAGGLLMPGLLVSFDVLSVDRSGVIRIPRRALVDAPGGFRVFVLSSGPEEETRAGLRAVETGFTGTDEVEIVSGIEPGERVVVFGQSALKDGDLVKVVGGEVE
- a CDS encoding efflux RND transporter permease subunit, which translates into the protein MNPIRVFVRRPVLTTMLLVAMVVMGLYTFRRTIVELMPKIDFPYVVVTTIYPGASPSEVESQVTKKIEDAVSTLANIESLESYSMENSSLVLIEFALETDVDLDAIDVKDKVDAILIELPEDIEKPIIQKFDITSSPIIDIAVSGPRSLEEIYEIADKTVRERLSRVDGVAEVQVTGKREREVRVAVHPERLRAYGLTMLDVAGVVAAGNLNVPAGHITRGPTETTLRMVGEVASPAEFADFRLPLLSGKTIPLSEVADILDTTEELRESSTYNGQPVIGLSVMRRSDGNTVAVARGVREVLAELEGILDDDIEIAVTNDMSSFVESSVADVQQNIVIGILLTALLLFIFLHDWRQTLIAAISMPVSVIATFLLIDASGFSVNVMTMMALGISIGTLVTNAIVVIENITRMVKSEGIDPFEAAEKGTAQVAVAVLASTLTNIVVFTPIAFMSGIIGRFFIQFGLTVVYATLFSLVISFTMVPMLAARLIRPGVGVGCGESKFACAARAWDRFYERLTESYRRSLSSALDHRWRPILGAVLLFVFAIFLFGFVGGEFMPVVDQGACQITMELPAGTSLERTVELAGRIEATLRARDDVEGVVVKVGGGQRGVEDAAITVKLVPAGERDLHLTGFMNDIRPLLAGIPDAEIMVVPADEGGMVQADLVMEVLGDDQGELDRVAFALRDIFYRVPGLVEIQTSAEIGKPELAVKPRRRQMSDRGLAAASVGQILRAAYEGEEAGVYRESGEEYDVVVKYADESRTDPASLADMPIATPLGTTVPLSDVGVIEERVGSSTIYHADKQRKVEVTANIATGTLSEARAVIDGELAKIDVPDGMTIRYAGMADIQDESFASIFEALILAIILIYIVMAAILESFVHPITVMLTLPLGLIGMSLGLFFTGQTINILSLMSYVMLIGIVVNNAILLLDYTAQLRAKGAGIREALIEACPTRLRPIIMSNLAIAIGMLPQTMGGAGNEYRVPMAVVQIGGVIMSAVFTLYLIPVAYTLMDRLTGAGRRERRARRTR